Proteins encoded in a region of the Euleptes europaea isolate rEulEur1 chromosome 3, rEulEur1.hap1, whole genome shotgun sequence genome:
- the PLBD1 gene encoding phospholipase B-like 1, which produces MAPLPSCWRLWGLFLLWAAAETRADIHYATVYLVKAEKQFLIKDEMDRNGDAYGYYNDTVQSTGWGILEIKAGYGSQSISNEDLMYAAGFLEGYLTASRISDHVANLYPQLFKDIIIRKKVEDFMEKQDQWTREQIKNNPDDHFWRHTGYIIAQLDGLYMGTVEWAKQQKKTPLTVFEARFPSAAGDLLDLIPSLFSHSPEMDYNVLLGGRVRYRWDMGHCSALIKVLPGYENILFAHSSWFTYAATLRIFKHWDFKIDSPETSSGRASFSSYPGTLASMDDYYILNSGLIMLQTTNSVFNQSLFRQVVPESLFAWQRVRLANMMADSGKTWAQTFAKHNSGTYNNQYMVLDTNKITLQKGIDDGALYIIEQIPKHVEYSDQTNILRKGYWPSYNIPFHETIYNMSGYKAYVKKYGLDFSYDLAPRAKIFRRDQGSVTDLETMKRIMRYNNYKKDPYARHNPCNTICCRQDLNLRYPTPAGCYDSKVSDIYMAAKFTTYAINGPPVEEGLPVFSWSRFNWTKHQGLPDSYNFDFITMVPVL; this is translated from the exons ATATCCACTATGCAACTGTATACTTGGTGAAAGCTGAAAAGCAATTCCTTATTAAAGATGAAATGGATAGGAATGGTGATGCTTATGGTTACTACAACGACACTGTACAGTCTACTGGATGGGGAATTCTTGAGATCAAAGCAGGCTATGGTAGCCAGTCCATAAGCAATGAAGACCTCATGTATGCTGCAGGTTTCTTGGAGGGCTATCTCACTGCTTC ACGTATCAGTGACCATGTTGCAAACCTGTATCCACAGCTGTTTAAGGATATCATCATTAGGAAAAAAGTTGAAGATTTTATGGA GAAACAAGATCAATGGACCAgagaacaaattaaaaacaacccAGATGACCACTTTTGGAGACACACAGGATACATCATTGCTCAGCTGGATGGGCTGTACATGGGAACTGTAGAGTGGGCTAAACAGCAGAAAAAAACA CCTCTCACAGTCTTTGAGGCCCGCTTCCCGAgtgcagctggagatctgcttgaCCTAATTCCTTCCTTATTCTCACATTCACCAGAGATGGACTATAATGTTTTACTAGGAGGCCGTGTTAGATACCGATGGGATATGGGTCATTGCTCAGCTCTGATCAAG GTCCTTCCTGGGTATGAGAACATACTCTTTGCTCATTCCAGCTGGTTCACATATGCAGCTACACTGAGAATATTTAAACATTGGGACTTCAAGATTGATAGTCCAGAGACAAGCTCAGGCCGTGCCTCTTTCAGCAGCTATCCAG GTACTTTGGCATCCATGGATGACTATTACATACTCAACAGCGGCTTAATAATGTTGCAGACCACAAACAGCGTTTTCAACCAGTCTCTGTTTAGACAAGTGGTGCCCGAGAGTCTCTTCGCATGGCAGAGAGTCCGTCTTGCCAACATGATGGCAGACTCTGGAAAAACTTGGGCtcagacgtttgcaaagcataaCTCTG GTACCTATAATAACCAGTATATGGTCTTGGATACAAACAAGATCACATTGCAAAAGGGCATTGATGATGGAGCTCTCTACATCATTGAACAAATCCCAAAACACGTGGAATACTCTGATCAGACAAATATTCTCCGTAAAG GATACTGGCCTTCTTACAACATACCTTTCCATGAAACTATCTATAATATGAGTGGATATAAAGCGTATGTTAAAAAATATGGCTTGGATTTTTCATATGACTTGGCTCCCAGAGCAAAAATCTTCCGGCGGGACCAGGGGTCAGTGACAGACCTGGAAACCATGAAGCGCATAATGAGATACAACA ACTACAAGAAAGATCCCTATGCAAGGCACAATCCCTGTAATACCATTTGCTGCCGGCAAGACTTAAACCTCAGATATCCAACTCCAGCTGGGTGCTATGACTCTAAG GTATCAGACATCTATATGGCTGCAAAGTTTACAACCTATGCCATCAATGGCCCGCCAGTGGAGGAGGGGCTGCCAGTCTTCAGCTGGTCACGTTTCAATTGGACAAAGCACCAGGGCTTGCCAGACTCATATAACTTTGATTTTATCACCATGGTGCCAGTGCTATGA